Proteins encoded by one window of Rutidosis leptorrhynchoides isolate AG116_Rl617_1_P2 chromosome 7, CSIRO_AGI_Rlap_v1, whole genome shotgun sequence:
- the LOC139859732 gene encoding uncharacterized protein codes for MFDGKTDSASEHIKQFNELCALYKNKEVSPYAFNLRLFPYSLKGDAKAWLKSQPSGSIRTYEDLHDKFIDQNFSLKFDESLAEAWERFKRMLHECPQHGLEVGTVVQIFYHMIDEHTRGILDSLAGGFGCETCKGKYLTKDFDINDMPMVSEGQGNFLGYLRKRELGFDDFPVVEAMNRGNKSFNNYQWGGASRSNNYQGANSGAKRGIDQATNTESTSDNSNVGEGFRYIVLNNGVETAGYPKVMRKRYEIEENDPPVIIEKKSEESVVKKYKEPIPYPKALKKEKLASQYQKFVEMIKQISMNLPLAEVLKGMPNYGKFLKDLISSKGKYHKVSTTFLHKECSVILVKRMMPPKLGDPGSFLIPCAVGDSEVYDALADLGASIILIPYSLYLKLFIGDLKSTRMGIAEDILVKVETLVFPVDFVVLEIKEDTKAQFPVIIASHRSGNEKGGLISILKAYKKASSWKITDIPRMSLSYCTHKILLEDDLKPVVQRQRMSNPNMKEVVKKEVVKFLDAGLIYPISDSPWVGLERVVPKKGVQSLSLMKGISSS; via the exons ATGTTTGATGGAAAGACCGACAGTGCATCCGAGCACATCAAGCAATTTAATGAATTATGTGCTCTTTACAAGAATAAGGAAGTGAGCCCGTATGCGTTCAATTTACGATTGTTCCCTTACTCATTGAAAGGGGACGCAAAAGCATGGTTGAAATCTCAACCATCGGGTTCTATTAGGACGTATGAAGATCTTCATGACAAGTTTATTGATCAGAACTTTTCGCTG AAGTTTGATGAGTCATTAGCTGAGGCTTGGGAAAGGTTTAAGAGGATGTTGCATGAATGTCCTCAACATGGGTTAGAAGTCGGTACAGTTGTTCAAATTTTCTATCACATGATAGATGAGCATACGAGGGGTATTTTGGATTCCTTAGCTGGAGGA TTTGGTTGTGAGACATGTAAGGGAAAGTACCTTACAAAAGATTTTGATATCAATGATATGCCCATGGTTTCTGAAGGTCAAGGGAATTTCTTGGGTTACTTGAGGAAACGAGAGTTGGGTTTTGATGATTTTCCGGTCGTAGAAGCGATGAATCGGGGAAATAAAAGTTTCAACAATTATCAATGGGGTGGAGCTTCAAGATCTAACAACTATCAAGGTGCTAATTCAG GAGCAAAAAGAGGAATTGATCAAGCAACAAATACGGAATCAACAAGCGACAATTCAAACGTTGGAGAGGGATTTAGGTATATTGTCTTAAATAATGGCGTAGAGACAGCCGG GTACCCAAAAGTGATGAGAAAAAGGTATGAGATCGAGGAAAATGATCCACCAGTGATCATAGAAAAGAAGAGTGAGGAATCGGTCGTGAAAAAGTACAAAGAAccaattccatacccaaaagcgttgAAGAAAGAAAAGCTCGCTAGTCAATATCAAAAGTTTGTAGAAATGATTAAGCAGATTAGCATGAACTTGCCACTTGCGGAAGTGCTTAAAGGGATGCCAAATTATGGGAAGTTTTTAAAAGATCTTATCTCTTCCAAAGGTAAATACCACAAGGTATCCACCACATTCCTACATAAGGAATGTTCAGTCATCTTGGTAAAGAGAATGATGCCTCCTAAATTGGGAGACCCGGGTAGTTTTCTAATCCCTTGTGCTGTAGGTGATTCTGAAGTGTACGATGCACTTGCCGATTTGGGTGCTAGTATTATCCTTATTCCTtattcgttatatcttaaactTTTCATAGGAGATCTTAAATCGACTAGGATGG GAATAGCCGAGGATATTTTGGTTAAGGTTGAGACACTTGTGTTTCCGGTTGATTTTGTTGTGTTGGAGATTAAAGAGGACACTAAG GCTCAATTTCCGGTTATTATTGCTTCTCATCGCTCCGGTAATGAGAAAGGTGGGTTAATCTCCATTTTGAAAGCCTACAAGAAGGCTAGTTCCTGGAAAATAACCGACATTCCCAGGATGAGcttgtcttattgtacacataaaatcctcttAGAGGATGACCTTAAACCAGTCGTGCAAAGACAACGCATGTCGAATCCTAACATGAAGGaggttgtcaaaaaggaggttgtTAAGTTTCTTGATGCCGGGTTGATTTACCCTATCTCCGATAGCCCGTGGGTTGGTCTGGAGCGAGTAGTACCCAAGAAGGGGGTACAATCGTTGTCCTTAATGAAAGGGATAAGCTCCTCCTAA